The DNA segment AAACGATGGATTTTTATTTGCAATCTGCAAAAATTTATTAAGATTATTGACACCATAAAGTCCATCATAATTAAGGCAAAGAACAACTTCATCATCATGTTGTTTATGAAAAATTTCATCATTTTTTTCATCTAAATTTAAAAAGTATTTTCCCCACACTCCAAATTCGTCTATCGTATCATCTTGTTTAAATTTTCTAACACACTCCCAAAATCTCAATAAATCATCATCTTGTGTTCTATATGGTTTTTCAAGTTTAAACTGGCAATGTTTTGGTAAAAATTCTCTTGCTATATCAAACCATACACCATATTTTATGGCTTCTATTTGATATGTATCTCCAATTAAAACGAGTTGCTCAAAATCTACTTTATTTAAAATTTGCACCATATCGGCATTGCTTACCGTACTACACTCATCTATAAAAAGCAGATCACATTTAAACTTTTGTTTTGATTTTACAATCTTTGCAATCGTATAAGTATTACTAGAATTAGCATTTTGTACTTTGGATTTTATATTTTCGATAGCTGGGTGTGTTTGGGCTAAAAAAATTTGTTTTTTAGAATTGTATAAATTTGATATATGGTTTGCCAAAGTTGATTTGCCAGTGCCTGCCGCCCCATAAACAAATGCAACTTTTGATTTTATAAATAGCTTTTTTATGATTTCTACTTTTGTTTCGTCATCAATTTTATTTATATTATCTTTAATCCAATTATTAGCAAATTCTTCATAGTCATCTAAGCCTTGCTTTGATAGTTCTTTTAATATTTTTAAAATATTAATTATATCCGTCTCGTAGCTTTTTATGCAATAATTATCTTTCCATTTACAAATTTTACGTAATTGTTGTTTTGCACCATCTTTATAGAGTAAATTATTAAATTTATCAATCAAAATTGGTAAATTTGAAAAATTAGAAAGTTCGTTTTCTTTTGTATATAGTACACCGTTATTTTCTATATTTCCAACAATAAATTTAGCCAAAAATTCATGTTCTCTGTTTTTATAATCAATACATTCAAATAAGTCCGATATTTTTGGATTATGTCCGCATAAGCTTGAAGCAAATGGCATATCATCAAACGGAATGCTTTCATATTGTAAATATAAATCCGATAATATATGATTTGGTTTATATTCACGATCATTTTTTTGTTTTAAAATTTGAGCTTTTATAACTTTATTATTCATCCTATAAAGTAAATATTTTAATATATTGGTTCCTTTTGCATTATTTAGACAAATTTGTCTGCACTTGTCTAAAATCTCCAAAAAGTGTATTTGTATGTTATTTGCTTTAATATCTTGCTTAAATTCATTATATTTATTGTCATCAAAACAAATAATATCAACCAAATTATAATCATTTTTTGTAATATACTTATTTATGCGTTCAATTTCAGTATTTGAGCTTTTCTTTTTACCAAAAATTCTAGCAAAATTATCAAATTCACAAGGCCTTATTGATGTTTCAATTTCAGAGATAATAAAAATTGGCATATTTTTATTTTTTATTAAAATTTTACTCTTTTCAAGTTTGGCCTTTATGGCATAGTTGTCACTTATTTTAGTTTTACTAAAAGCCACAATACGACTAAATTTACTAACATTGTCTGTAGCATTTGTTAAAGTAATTTCATAAATAATCTCTTCTTTTATA comes from the Campylobacter mucosalis genome and includes:
- a CDS encoding ATP-dependent DNA helicase; the protein is MKILEVIQDTNQTICDNIEANKILNDRGFLSQNILPQLRNLVEHCSMYMVLRQKGLDDNITLEDAKKTIPSIPDKISTISKEFRFIKKFHDSLQITKSHYTHDKNNSERLMLKYYEYLLLLKKLCRDKFGLNILGNLHKFPLYLDKNLDEYYEKILSKLDNFTDFRLANSNNKSRYYVWKIKPVFIKEEIIYEITLTNATDNVSKFSRIVAFSKTKISDNYAIKAKLEKSKILIKNKNMPIFIISEIETSIRPCEFDNFARIFGKKKSSNTEIERINKYITKNDYNLVDIICFDDNKYNEFKQDIKANNIQIHFLEILDKCRQICLNNAKGTNILKYLLYRMNNKVIKAQILKQKNDREYKPNHILSDLYLQYESIPFDDMPFASSLCGHNPKISDLFECIDYKNREHEFLAKFIVGNIENNGVLYTKENELSNFSNLPILIDKFNNLLYKDGAKQQLRKICKWKDNYCIKSYETDIINILKILKELSKQGLDDYEEFANNWIKDNINKIDDETKVEIIKKLFIKSKVAFVYGAAGTGKSTLANHISNLYNSKKQIFLAQTHPAIENIKSKVQNANSSNTYTIAKIVKSKQKFKCDLLFIDECSTVSNADMVQILNKVDFEQLVLIGDTYQIEAIKYGVWFDIAREFLPKHCQFKLEKPYRTQDDDLLRFWECVRKFKQDDTIDEFGVWGKYFLNLDEKNDEIFHKQHDDEVVLCLNYDGLYGVNNLNKFLQIANKNPSFEIGNFEFKVDDPILFVDNNFFISDLHNNLKGKIINIVDQNEQNKLYFEIEVDKIFEENHSFTAGLKLISKNDTKSIVGFSVDKNINTDNDDEQEKLPFMLAYAVSIHKSQGLEYESVKIVITREMEENITHSIFYTAITRSKKYLKIYWSPETQRHIIKNFNIKNNRIDVSILKAKEQI